From the genome of Thermaerobacter marianensis DSM 12885:
TGTATTCTCCACCTGGAAGTTCACCTTGCGGATGGGCGTGAAGATGGAGTCGACGGGAATCAGCCCGATGGACCGATCCGGCCCCTTGTTGCGGTCGGCGGGCACGTAGCCGCGGCCCCGCTGGACCGTCATCTCCATGAAGAGCCGGCCGTCGTGCTCCAGGGTGGCGATCAGGTGATCCCCGTTGACGATCTCCACCTCCGGCGGCGCGATGATGTCGGCCGCCCGCACCTCCCCCTCGCCCTGGGCCTCCACGCGCAGGATCTGGGGTTCATCGGTGTGCATCTTGATGGCCAGTTCCTTGAGGTTCAAGATGATCTCCGTCGTGTCCTCCACCACGCCGGGGATGGTGGAGAACTCGTGGAGCACGCCTTCGATGCGAACGCTGGTCACCGCCGCACCCGGCAACGACGAGAGCAGCACGCGGCGCAGGGCGTTACCCAGGGTAATGCCGTACCCGCGCTCCAGCGGCTCGACCACGAACCGGCCGTACGTGCCGTCTTCGCTGATCTCGACCGTCTCAATGGTCGGCTTCTCCATCTCGTTCATGGCTCCGCCCCTCCTGTCGAGCCACCGACAGCGGGCCTGCGCCGGCTTAGACGCGGCGCCGCTTCGGCGGGCGGCACCCGTTGTGGGGGATGGGGGTGACGTCCTTGATGGCGGTCACTTCCAGACCCGTGGCCTGCAGGGAGCGGATGGCCGCCTCGCGTCCGGGGCCCGGGCCCTTCACCCACACCTCCACCTCGCGCATGCCGTGCTCCATGGCCTCGCGGGCCGCCTGCTC
Proteins encoded in this window:
- a CDS encoding DNA-directed RNA polymerase subunit alpha codes for the protein MNEMEKPTIETVEISEDGTYGRFVVEPLERGYGITLGNALRRVLLSSLPGAAVTSVRIEGVLHEFSTIPGVVEDTTEIILNLKELAIKMHTDEPQILRVEAQGEGEVRAADIIAPPEVEIVNGDHLIATLEHDGRLFMEMTVQRGRGYVPADRNKGPDRSIGLIPVDSIFTPIRKVNFQVENTRVGKVTDYDRLTLEIWTNGTVAPDEAASQAARILTDHLALFLTLTDQTRGAGTAAEKEDDARAKLLEMSIDELDLSVRSYNCLKRAGINTIGELVEKTPEDMMRVRNLGKKSLEEVEEKLAALGLSLKQPED